A portion of the Bactrocera neohumeralis isolate Rockhampton chromosome 2, APGP_CSIRO_Bneo_wtdbg2-racon-allhic-juicebox.fasta_v2, whole genome shotgun sequence genome contains these proteins:
- the LOC126767907 gene encoding transforming acidic coiled-coil-containing protein 1 isoform X7, with protein sequence MTYMNFDFFRLRLSTQVILNPSDFDYLLTKGNNSAPIDRSSILLKFDPLLGVPVPANQVQQQKTTKQTPQILQNILGDNLTNLSPTLEEDEHSSSASTSSISNNQSFVVETDNKRKSDEEESAKSKQNLIKISAEKQQRQQQQHQQPTVLKKHDSMSVDVIKDMNIDNDCNKSFENSNSQPDEKQINYKMDELEKKIKNEVLKTEDIEKKLKEAEQREEALIKRITEKDKTITKMTGVIEAYEKAIAELIAEKEQLLQSYEKQLAEVKADRDSNYQHLTSLETTFADLHVKYGKSKEMTLQLKADEEALVVEKRQILENLRLQEQRYEKMKNHAMQQLEIANKKLESLNKEHSIETTKLKALLKKEEISRASINEQLQQKSRENAELVKICDELINGQGS encoded by the exons TAATTTTGAATCCATCCGACTTTGATTATCTACTCACAAAAGGCAATAACAGCGCTCCAATTGATCGCAGTTCAATATTACTGAAATTCGATCCGTTGCTCGGCGTGCCAGTACCTGCAAATCAAGTGCAACAacagaaaacaacaaagcaaacaccacaaatattacaaaacatTTTAGGCGATAATCTAACTAACTTAAGTCCTACACTCGAAGAGGACGAGCACTCATCATCAGCGTCCACATCATCCATTAGCAATAATCAATCGTTTGTCGTTGAGACAGATAATAAAAGGAAATCTGACGAAGAGGAGAGTGCCAAGTCAAAACAAAACTTGATTAAGATTTCGGCAGAGAAGCAGcaacgccagcaacaacaacatcaacaaccaACTGTTTTAAAG aaGCATGACAGTATGAGTGTCGACGTGATTAAGGATATGAATATCGACAACGATTGTAACAAATCCTTTGAGAATTCAAA CTCACAACCcgatgaaaaacaaattaactaCAAAATGGATGAACTcgagaagaaaattaaaaacgaagT ACTCAAAACAGAAGATATcgaaaagaaattgaaagaagCTGAACAGCGTGAGGAGGCATTAATCAAACGGATAACGGAAAAAGACAAAACCATAACAAAAATGAC CGGTGTCATTGAAGCGTACGAAAAAGCAATTGCTGAGCTAATCGCTGAAAAAGAGCAATTATTACAAAGCTACGAGAAACAGTTGGCGGAGGTCAAGGCGGATCGCGACTCGAATTATCAACATCTCACGTCACTCGAAACGACATTTGCTGATCTGCATGT CAAATATGGCAAAAGTAAGGAAATGACGCTGCAGCTGAAGGCAGACGAAGAGGCTTTAGTGGTAGAGAAGAGGCAAATACTGGAAAATTTACGACTTCAAGAGCAGCGATATGAAAAAATGAAGAATCATGCGATGCAACAGTTGGAAAT CGCCAATAAAAAGCTCGAATCGCTTAATAAAGAGCACAGTATCGAGACGACAAAACTGAAAGCACTACTCAAAAAGGAGGAAATCTCACGTGCCTCTATCAATGAGCAATTACAGCAAAAGTCCAGAGAAAATGCGGAGCTGGTTAAGATATGTGATGAACTAATTAATGGCCAGGGAAGTTAA
- the LOC126767974 gene encoding 3-oxoacyl-[acyl-carrier-protein] reductase FabG-like gives MNFDSKVVLITGASSGIGAAAAVKFAELGALLILNGRNEENLKSVAEQCSAVGKEPHLVIADISKEDDTERLWQETLKKYNKLDVLVNNAGIIEIGSIENTSLGQYDRVMNTNLRAVYHLTMLAVPELVKSKGNIVNVSSVNGIRSFPGVLAYNISKMGLDQFTRCIALELAPKGVRANCVNPGVVVTNIHKRGGMDEETYQKFLEHSKTTHALGRPGTVEEVANAIAFLASDLATFTTGTSLSVDGGRHAMCPR, from the coding sequence ATGAACTTTGACAGTAAAGTAGTGTTAATCACAGGAGCCAGCTCCGGTATTGGTGCAGCTGCTGCAGTAAAATTCGCCGAATTGGGAGCTTTACTAATTCTAAATGGTCGTAATGAGGAAAATTTGAAGTCCGTAGCAGAACAGTGCTCTGCCGTTGGTAAGGAGCCACATTTGGTCATAGCAGATATATCAAAGGAAGATGACACGGAACGACTTTGGCAGGAAACTTTAAAGAAATATAACAAGCTGGACGTATTGGTTAACAATGCTGGCATCATAGAAATAGGTAGTATAGAGAATACTAGCCTCGGACAATATGATCGTGTGATGAACACCAATTTACGTGCTGTGTATCATCTAACAATGTTGGCTGTACCGGAATTGGTAAAATCAAAAGGGAATATCGTAAATGTATCAAGTGTGAATGGCATACGTTCATTCCCCGGTGTACTAGCatacaatatttctaaaatgggctTGGACCAATTCACTCGATGCATCGCTCTGGAACTTGCTCCAAAAGGTGTTCGAGCAAATTGTGTTAATCCTGGAGTAGTTGTCACAAATATACACAAACGCGGCGGCATGGATGAAGAAACATACCAAAAGTTTTTGGAACATTCCAAAACTACACACGCTCTAGGTCGACCTGGTACCGTAGAAGAGGTAGCAAATGCAATTGCATTTTTGGCCAGCGACTTGGCCACTTTTACGACCGGCACTAGTTTATCAGTAGATGGAGGACGTCACGCAATGTGTCCACGGTGA
- the LOC126767975 gene encoding 3-oxoacyl-[acyl-carrier-protein] reductase FabG-like, whose product MNFAGKVVLITGASSGIGAATAIKFAKLGALLALNGRNAENLKAVASQCSCVGKEPILVLGDISKEADTERVWHETLQKYKKLNVLVNNAGIIETGSIENTNLEQYDRVMNTNLRAIYHLTMLAVPELIKSKGNIVNVSSVNGIRSFPGVLAYNISKMGVDQFTRCVALELAAKGVRVNCVNPGVTVTNLHKRGGMDEETYKKFLEHSQTTHALGRPGTADEVANAISFLASDLATFTTGVSLAVDGGRHAMCPR is encoded by the coding sequence ATGAACTTTGCGGGAAAAGTTGTGCTTATCACTGGAGCAAGTTCTGGGATAGGAGCAGCTAcagcaataaaatttgcaaaattaggCGCCTTACTCGCTCTAAATGGACGCAATGCCGAGAATTTGAAAGCTGTAGCAAGCCAATGTTCCTGCGTTGGTAAGGAACCTATTTTAGTTTTGGGCGACATttccaaagaagctgatacagaAAGGGTTTGGCATGAGAcgttacaaaaatacaaaaaattgaatGTATTAGTTAACAATGCAGGTATAATTGAGACCGGTAGTATTGAAAACACCAACCTAGAGCAATATGATCGTGTGATGAACACCAATTTACGAGCTATATACCACCTAACAATGTTAGCCGTACCTGAACTGATTAAAAGCAAAGGCAATATTGTAAATGTTTCCAGCGTAAATGGAATACGTTCATTTCCGGGTGTGCTAGCTTACAATATTTCGAAGATGGGAGTAGATCAATTTACAAGGTGTGTTGCTTTGGAATTGGCCGCCAAGGGTGTGCGTGTGAATTGTGTTAATCCTGGTGTTACCGTTACTAATTTACACAAGCGCGGCGGTATGGATGAAGAaacatataaaaagtttttagaaCATTCGCAAACAACACATGCTCTAGGTCGGCCTGGCACAGCAGATGAAGTGGCAAATGCAATCTCTTTTTTGGCTAGTGATTTGGCCACTTTCACGACTGGTGTAAGCTTGGCTGTAGATGGCGGTCGACATGCTATGTGCCCTCGATAA
- the LOC126767966 gene encoding 3-oxoacyl-[acyl-carrier-protein] reductase FabG-like, translating to MFPIGFNHSIDIEEPVVIPPPPSPLDFKNKVIIITGACSGIGAAVVMEFAKWGGLLTVAGRNKESLSAVADKVIDAYDHSPLIVHADMINEEEVRHIVDKTIATYGHIDVLVNSASVIEIGNIETTTMAQYDRVMDVNLRAVFQLTSLAVPYLIETRGCIVNLSSVNGLRSFPGVLVYNLSKAALDQFTRCVALELKEKGVRCNSVNPVVDVTEIQKSDDIDDEAYQKWLEHSGTISEDGREGLEENVAGVIAFLASDMASFITGASLPVDGGRHAMCPR from the coding sequence ATGTTTCCAATTGGATTCAATCATTCAATTGATATAGAGGAGCCCGTGGTTATTCCACCACCACCATCTCctttagattttaaaaataaagttataattATCACTGGCGCTTGCTCTGGCATTGGCGCCGCAGTCGTCATGGAGTTTGCCAAATGGGGTGGCCTACTGACTGTTGCCGGTCGCAATAAGGAGAGCTTGAGTGCTGTTGCCGACAAGGTCATTGATGCATATGATCACTCGCCATTGATTGTGCATGCAGACATGATTAATGAGGAGGAGGTACGCCATATTGTTGATAAAACCATAGCCACTTACGGACATATCGATGTGCTCGTTAACAGCGCGTCCGTTATTGAGATTGGTAACATTGAAACAACTACAATGGCTCAGTATGATCGCGTTATGGATGTAAATTTGCGCGCCGTGTTTCAACTAACATCGTTGGCTGTGCCATATTTAATCGAGACAAGAGGCTGCATTGTAAACTTATCAAGCGTTAACGGTTTACGTTCATTTCCCGGTGTACTCGTATATAATCTTTCTAAAGCTGCATTGGACCAATTTACTCGTTGCGTAGCgcttgaattgaaagaaaaaggTGTTCGCTGTAATTCAGTTAATCCTGTCGTCGATGTTACGGAAATTCAAAAAAGTGACGATATAGATGATGAGGCGTACCAAAAGTGGTTAGAACATTCTGGCACGATAAGTGAAGACGGACGCGAGGGTTTGGAGGAGAACGTGGCAGGCGTGATCGCATTTTTGGCCAGCGATATGGCGAGTTTCATTACTGGTGCCAGTTTGCCAGTAGACGGTGGGCGCCATGCAATGTGTCCGCGATAA